A genome region from Coffea arabica cultivar ET-39 chromosome 7e, Coffea Arabica ET-39 HiFi, whole genome shotgun sequence includes the following:
- the LOC113696698 gene encoding uncharacterized protein, with the protein MAALLHGEAPPFVRPAKTFASVLSQSPSSASSGVGLLSTYKGEPSLVISHQDMLQIAAPYSNALVGRFAVGRPSMELIRKFIVSLGLRGECPIGLLDSKHILLRPSEEEDYTRLWCRRFWYVGKFHMSLSKWTIDFKPGAESSIAPVWVNFPGLPLPFFEKQFLLKLGTLLGRPLKVDEATASLKRPSVARILLEVDVLQPPKSRIWIGDDQWGFWQKIEYEDYPSYCGFCSLIGHTEAICHRKHPELRPVRSGPSSKTHVRQVFQPKGVTAVDDSLPVAGSGVVEVPGIQAPDAPVAPEATADLPSQSANPSQGNFPQASVLVHVPVLSNTSLGADEDTQNLLALGRQVSSSPFQELSDDILISDGDNRGLLIATVSEGPNHERHSSSLSPMRNHDRVRLVRSSSEGRSGGRGISLVELKSFQDRLPSRIKASKLCYDPVGGGLDDTDSQLLQKLIQGHKGRPRQSRKREANVSHLGSVQLFLGFDFARSFVNNKIWIFWYSDVRYSFVEAADQLVHVYLSFPSGSSFIISAVYAKCNRIGRRRLWEALEHFSMSVTLPWIAVGDYNVITCAEERIGGSSPNMRDLEEFNSALHRSGLFPVQFDGSAYTWTNGRMWQRLDRAVVNAARLADVEMTRVAHLQRGRSDHCPLLVKGGSTSTRRSSFRFLNVWRGHSSFQQTVKLAWSQSVSGVGMQKFFNKLQVVKTALSRWNVEVFGNVSQRVKQATDNLLAKEILYDQNRDTVSRTAVHEARALHSRELALECEFWRQKAAIKWIKEGDANTSFFHAAVKQKRSCNFIARIRGSGDSWFDSIEDIKLSASDFFSTLFTADRAAGSGIRPSLELPKLTPEENDMLLKSPSVEEVHTDFFAGASMPRGFSSTTITLLPKKEGACEWKDFRPISLSNVSSKIISKILSTRINTLLPKLILEFQTGFIPGRGIQDNVLLAQELILDLDKKLRHPNVILKLDMDKAYDRVEWGFLLYMFREFGFKEGVVDLVFRLISNVWFSVLVNGELTSFFKSTRGVRQGDPLSSTLFLFVSEFLGRRLQQLVANTPRFRFLSKGGLVPFLPFADDMVIFTRASVDCLQAVSSLLREYEILSGQKINLAKSRFLCSSKIPSDTITLIQQATGFQGQSWPVRYLGVPLFRGRSRSILFDGVFASVRAKVLHWSSRFLSAGGKIILLRHVLNSMPIYLLQVSKPPKGVFLRLGRLFNAFLWDGKDGRRIHWSSWEKLCFPVTEGGLGFRSLLDVEKAFAMKLWWRIRQKNSTWARFMHRKYIGDQHPSSAEVGVGSAIWKRVCSVRTVAEANFRWRVGEGFVDFWYDRWLFDEPLSSQCDGEPPHCLVAEFYSSTGWNIERLLQVLPRSVVNSILQTSVDPALKDELVWAPSTDGRFTVSSAWDLIRQRRNLSLVWRRIWCPLLPLKMSYLVWRILAGFLPLDDKLRSRGFSLASKCDCCGDSQESLHHIFVQGNLASAVWKHFFRACGIPWTSFSCVSSLLVVWFQSSGSGRLDHVRCVIPVVVLWFLWRSRNDARFGNVPSACFKVISDINRWLVALGAARMLKRSQLEGDTDTYFARYFQLKPHKSFCPQAISWRKPPQGAVKLNTDASVSNGLAKGGGVVRDFEGKMFGAFYKEFGECEVVHAEGLALLTGLQWCVGTGLSDILVEVDSLVLARLVTSQSIGKWPLCSILSQIRLLLGKVQGTITHIYREANAVADSLTALSLESPFVTFQSHHLLPSRARSLINLDAMGYPYIRNVSC; encoded by the exons ATGGCAGCTCTCCTGCATGGGGAGGCGCCGCCTTTCGTTCGACCAGCGAAGACGTTTGCATCTGTTCTTTCGCAATCTCCGTCATCCGCATCAAGTGGTGTTGGCCTTCTTAGTACATACAAGGGGGAGCCTTCGTTGGTGATTTCTCATCAAGATATGTTGCAGATAGCAGCACCCTACTCAAATGCGTTGGTCGGCAGATTTGCCGTAGGCCGCCCTTCCATGGAACTTATTCGCAAGTTTATTGTTTCGTTGGGGTTGAGGGGCGAGTGCCCAATAGGTTTGTTAGATTCCAAGCACATTCTTTTACGTCCATCAGAGGAGGAAGATTACACCAGGCTTTGGTGTCGTCGGTTTTGGTATGTTGGCAAGTTTCATATGTCTCTGTCGAAATGGACAATTGATTTTAAACCAGGAGCCGAGTCATCCATTGCACCAGTTTGGGTCAATTTTCCGGGTCTTCCACTGCCGTTTTTCGAAAAGCAATTTCTGCTTAAACTCGGTACCCTACTTGGCCGACCTTTGAAAGTGGATGAAGCTACGGCTTCATTGAAACGCCCTTCTGTTGCCCGTATTTTGTTGGAGGTTGATGTATTGCAACCTCCCAAATCTAGGATTTGGATCGGAGATGATCAGTGGGgtttttggcaaaaaattgaatatgaagATTATCCTTCTTATTGTGGGTTTTGCTCGTTGATTGGCCATACAGAAGCCATCTGTCATCGCAAACATCCGGAATTGAGGCCGGTTCGTTCTGGTCCATCATCTAAAACGCACGTCAGACAAGTTTTTCAACCAAAGGGGGTAACTGctgttgatgactctctgcctgtTGCGGGTTCTGGGGTAGTGGAAGTTCCGGGGATACAAGCGCCAGATGCACCGGTGGCACCGGAGGCTACTGCTGACTTGCCATCTCAGTCTGCTAATCCTAGTCAGGGAAATTTTCCTCAAGCTTCTGTACTTGTTCATGTTCCTGTTCTTTCAAATACGTCTCTGGGGGCTGATGAAGATACGCAGAATTTGCTTGCCTTAGGTCGCCAAGTTTCTTCCTCCCCGTTTCAGGAGTTATCAGATGATATCCTCATTTCTGACGGGGATAATCGTGGGCTGCTAATTGCAACTGTGTCTGAAGGGCCGAACCATGAACGGCATTCCTCTTCGCTCTCTCCTATGCGGAATCACGATCGTGTTCGTCTGGTGCGGTCTAGTTCTGAAGGGCGGTCAGGGGGGCGAGGGATTTCTTTGGTGGAGTTGAAAAGTTTTCAGGATCGCTTACCCAGCAGAATCAAAGCATCTAAGCTTTGTTATGATCCGGTTGGagggggtctggatgatacggaTTCTCAATTACTGCAAAAGTTGATTCAAGGACACAAGGGTCGTCCTAGGCAGTCCAGGAAACGAGAAG CCAATGTCTCTCATCTGGGGAGTGTGcagttgtttttggggtttgACTTTGCTAGGTCTTTCGTGAATAACAAAATTTGGATATTCTGGTATTCAGATGTTCGATATTCTTTTGTAGAAGCTGCGGATCAATTGGTCCATGTCTATTTGTCTTTCCCTTCTGGCTCTTCTTTTATTATTTCAGCTGTCTACGCGAAGTGTAACAGAATTGGTAGGAGAAGGCTATGGGAGGCTTTGGAGCATTTTTCCATGTCCGTTACTCTACCGTGGATTGCTGTAGGAGACTACAACGTTATTACTTGTGCGgaggaaaggattggaggatctTCTCCGAATATGCGAGATTTGGAAGAATTCAACTCAGCTTTACATCGCAGTGGCTTATTTCCAGTTCAATTCGATGGGTCTGCTTACACATGGACCAATGGTCGCATGTGGCAGCGGCTGGATCGAGCGGTTGTTAATGCCGCCAGGCTCGCAGATGTTGAGATGACTAGAGTAGCTCATCTTCAACGGGGGCGGTCTGATCATTGTCCGTTGCTAGTCAAGGGGGGTAGTACATCGACAAGGCGATCATCATTCCGGTTCCTCAATGTCTGGCGCGGTCACTCCAGTTTTCAACAAACAGTCAAGTTGGCGTGGTCTCAGTCTGTTTCTGGAGTGGGAATGCAGAAATTCTTTAATAAGTTACAGGTGGTTAAAACAGCTTTATCTCGATGGAATGTGGAGGTTTTCGGGAATGTCTCTCAAAGGGTCAAACAGGCAACAGACAATTTATTGGCCAAGGAAATTTTGTATGATCAGAATCGGGATACGGTGTCTAGGACGGCAGTTCATGAGGCTAGGGCACTTCATTCTCGGGAGCTAGCATTGGAATGTGAATTTTGGAGACAAAAGGCTGCGATTAAATGGATCAAAGAGGGTGACGCTAATACCTCTTTTTTCCACGCAGCAGTTAAGCAAAAACGCAGTTGTAATTTTATTGCACGCATCAGGGGAAGTGGCGACAGTTGGTTTGATAGTATAGAGGATATTAAGCTGTCAGCAAGTGATTTTTTCTCCACGTTGTTCACAGCAGACCGCGCTGCAGGTTCTGGCATCAGGCCGTCACTTGAGCTGCCTAAACTTACGCCAGAAGAGAACGATATGTTGCTGAAGTCTCCATCGGTAGAAGAAGTTCACACG GATTTCTTCGCTGGTGCCTCGATGCCCCGCGGATTTTCAAGTACCACGATCACATTACTGCCTAAGAAGGAGGGTGCATGTGAGTGGAAAGATTTTCGACCAATAAGCTTATCTAACGTTAGTTCGAAGATCATCTCGAAAATTTTGTCTACCCGCATTAATACACTCCTTCCTAAGTTGATTTTGGAGTTTCAGACTGGATTTATACCGGGCAGGGGGATACAGGATAATGTCCTCCTCGCTCAGGAAttaattctggatttggacaagaaattgcgTCATCCTAATGTAATTTTGAAATTGGATATGGACAAGGCCTATGACAGGGTGGAATGGGGGTTTCTTTTGTACATGTTTCGTGAATTTGGCTTTAAGGAAGGTGTGGTAGATCTGGTTTTTCGGTTAATATCCAACGTGTGGTTTTCTGTATTGGTTAATGGGGAGCTCACGAGTTTTTTCAAATCGACTAGAGGGGTACGTCAGGGGGATCCTCTATCTTctactcttttcctttttgtatcGGAATTCCTTGGACGGAGACTTCAGCAGCTGGTTGCTAACACTCCGAGGTTTAGATTTTTGAGTAAGGGGGGGCTGGTCCCGTTTCTTCCGTTTGCTGATGACATGGTTATCTTCACACGGGCATCGGTTGACTGTCTGCAAGCTGTGTCGTCCTTGTTGCGAGAGTATGAAATTCTTTCTGGCCAAAAAATAAATCTTGCCAAGAGTAGGTTTCTGTGTTCGTCGAAGATTCCTTCGGATACCATCACTTTAATTCAACAAGCTACGGGGTTTCAAGGGCAATCTTGGCCTGTGAGATATTTGGGAGTGCCACTGTTTCGTGGCCGTAGTAGGAGTATTTTATTTGATGGAGTTTTTGCTTCTGTTAGAGCAAAGGTTCTTCATTGGAGTTCCCGCTTCTTGTCTGCTGGGGGGAAGATCATATTGCTTCGGCATGTGTTGAACTCAATGCCTATTTATTTATTGCAGGTTTCTAAACCACCGAAGGGGGTTTTTCTAAGGCTAGGTAGGCTGTTTAATGCATTTTTGTGGGATGGCAAGGATGGGAGACGGATTCATTGGTCTTCCTGGGAGAAATTATGTTTTCCAGTCACAGAAGGGGGTTTGGGTTTCAGATCACTGCTGGATGTAGAGAAGGCGTTTGCAATGAAATTATGGTGGAGAATACGTCAAAAGAATTCTACGTGGGCAAGGTTCATGCATCGAAAGTACATTGGTGATCAACATCCGTCCTCGGCAGAGGTTGGTGTTGGGTCGGCAATATGGAAGCGGGTCTGCTCAGTTCGGACTGTTGCTGAAGCCAATTTTCGTTGGCGTGTTGGTGAGGGGTTTGTCGATTTCTGGTACGATCGTTGGCTTTTTGACGAACCGCTTAGTAGTCAGTGTGATGGGGAGCCTCCTCATTGTTTGGTAGCTGAGTTCTATAGCTCTACAGGGTGGAATATTGAACGTTTGCTCCAGGTTCTTCCTCGATCGGTCGTTAATAGTATTTTGCAGACAAGTGTTGATCCAGCTCTTAAGGATGAATTGGTTTGGGCTCCTTCAACGGATGGTAGGTTCACTGTGTCGTCTGCATGGGATTTAATTAGACAGCGGCGTAACCTGTCTTTGGTGTGGCGCAGAATTTGGTGTCCTTTGCTGCCGTTAAAGATGTCTTACCTTGTTTGGAGGATTTTGGCTGGTTTTCTGCCGTTGGATGACAAGCTCCGTTCTAGAGGGTTTTCATTGGCTTCCAAGTGTGATTGTTGTGGTGATTCACAGGAGTCTTTGCATCATATTTTTGTGCAGGGCAACTTGGCAAGTGCTGTCTGGAAGCATTTCTTCCGCGCTTGCGGTATCCCGTGGACTTCATTCTCATGCGTTTCTTCGTTGCTAGTGGTGTGGTTTCAATCTTCTGGGAGTGGGCGTTTGGATCATGTTCGGTGTGTTATACCTGTTGTAGTGTTATGGTTTCTGTGGCGTAGTAGAAATGACGCTCGGTTTGGTAATGTTCCCTCGGCTTGCTTTAAAGTTATTTCAGACATCAATAGGTGGTTGGTTGCTCTGGGGGCTGCGCGTATGTTGAAAAGGTCTCAGTTGGAGGGGGATACGGATACCTACTTTGCACGGTATTTTCAGCTCAAACCACATAAATCTTTCTGTCCGCAAGCTATATCTTGGAGGAAGCCTCCTCAAGGGGCAGTCAAGCTGAACACCGACGCAAGTGTGTCAAATGGGTTGGCGAAAGGCGGAGGAGTGGTACGGGATTTTGAAGGGAAGATGTTTGGTGCTTTTTATAAGGAGTTTGGGGAATGTGAGGTGGTACATGCGGAAGGGTTAGCGTTGTTAACTGGTCTACAGTGGTGTGTTGGGACAGGGTTGTCAGATATTTTAGTAGAAGTAGATTCTCTAGTGTTGGCCCGGCTGGTTACTAGTCAATCGATTGGTAAGTGGCCGTTGTGTAGCATTTTAAGCCAGATTCGGTTGTTGTTAGGTAAGGTGCAGGGGACCATTACACATATCTATCGTGAGGCGAATGCTGTGGCAGACAGCCTAACGGCTTTATCTTTGGAGAGTCCATTTGTTACTTTCCAATCTCATCATCTGCTTCCAAGTAGGGCTCGGTCGTTGATTAACTTGGATGCAATGGGCTATCCATATATTCGAAACGTTAGTTGTTAg